The segment CGGTCTGGCAAGTTTTTCATAAATCGTCTGCTGGCCGGCGAAAGTCGGGTCGTTTTCGTCGGCCGAGTAGAAGCAGAAGTCGAACGAGAACGTGTACGTCTGTTTCGTGTCCGGATGCTGCACTACGGTCTCGTGCTTCTCCATGAAAATCATCTGCCGTCCGTTTTCATTCTTTTCCCTGGAATACATAAAGAATCGAACGATTCCGGGTGACAAAACGGTTCAGGAATCTGCAAcacaattctttatttatttatgtgtttaccTGTGACTCAGTGGTCGTACTCGGACGGCAACAGTCACCGCGCTGTTCTCCGTTTTCAGCTCTTTAGACGATAAAGGTGCAGCCTGACTCCCTGAAACCCGGGTCTCAAACACAGGAGGCTTCGATGCTGCTGGAAGCTGATTCGCAGTCTTTTTCATTGCAACAGATATCGTGCTCCTGTTTTGAGCGATAACCGCAACTTTTTTATCGCCCGCACCTTGAATCGGGGCGCCGCTGGATTCCGAGCATGACTGCTTCTGCTTTTCAGAAGCTGCTTGCTTCGAGGTTAATGCTCTTGCAGGTTCTTTTGCTGAGAGCTTCTCGAAAACGTCTTTCTTCAGAGTTATTCTCTGGAACTGGGTCTTCCCGGTCGGGGTTGATGATGCGTTCTGCTGTCTGCCAATGCTCTGGGCTTTCTCTGTAATCTTCCCGGGTGTGCCTACTGTTGGCTTGGTGAGATCTTTCATGCTGGATTTCACTCCTCTTTCTTTTAGGCTGGCAGACCTCACAGGAGATGCAGATCCTGTTCGGTTGTTCGGCTCGGACAGGACCTTCGAAGACGTCCATGCTCGTTTCTCGGGCACACTAGACGTCAGAGGATGAGAGCTTTTCTCGGGGCCTCCTCCTGGTCTTGTTCTCCTTTGCAAAGTTAACCGTTTCTCCAGATTTTGGTTCTCAGCGTTTTCTGAAGCCTCCTGATCACCAGTCGGTGTGGGTttgctgtttgtgtttcttCTCTGAAGGGTCAGACGACCAGCACTGGACGCCTCATCAGATCTGCTTGTCAAGCTGGAGATTATATAGGTCTTGTTGATCTCTTGAGAGCTGCTCAAAGATCTCACTTCCTTGTCCTCCATTGTCTTCTCCACTGCTTTTTAACAccaaataataagaaaatacgattaataaaaaataaattacacatttataacctctttttctctctttgacACGCTGAAGACACTTACATTTGTCACTGTCACTACTTTATTTgcctatttaattatttgttttatttgtttacttatttattggACTGTTCATGAAAACGTTTTTACTGTCACACATATGACACACAACACAATtaaataaacctaaaaactTTGTGAACATACCTTAATAAACATTTAGATACACTTCCTaatagaaaagaataaataaaataaaaccattaatGTACCTTTTTAAACCTTGTTTTGATACGTTTGAAGTTTCTCTTGCCTACGCCGCCATCTTGCCGCTTCAATTCAAACCGATGAAAGAGGAACGTCATTGGCCAGTCGGGTGCGATGACGTCACCAAGGGGTGTTGCTGTAGTGCAAGGAGCTGTAGTGAGACCTGTTTGCCGCAGGGGGCGTGCGCCATTACTTTCATTATCGTTTGTGATTTTTCGATAATTcgaaataaataactaaacaaataaacactctTTCATCTGCATAAATGATTAAATTGTATGTACAATGTTTTTAAAGTCGACGAAACTTATAGCAGGATGAGAAACCTAGTTTTTAATCTTATGGTATATGTATAACATTAAACAGCTATTCAAACTATAATCAGTGCATCCATATGCTTGTAGTATCACTGATCTCTAATCAGAGACCTGAAGCTGTTTCCTATTTCTCAAAGTTTCtccaaattatatatttatgccATAGATAGCTCGTATATGGCTTGGAGGGTCAAATCAAAGGTCAGCTTTGGGTTACAGGctctagtttgggcatctctgctcCATATAATGGAGAAATAGGAAATTCTGATGAACCAGCattgttttaatgcttttttaaagACCATAATCAAATGAGCTGATGTTTTATTTGGTTCTCCGTGACtggatatacactatataaccacatatatgtgtgtggttTTTCCTCAAATTCTTCCCACAAACTATAAACAGTAGTCTAAAATCTCTGTTCCCTGTACATTGAGTTCTGTGAACACATATTTGTTGGTGTGGAAGATTTAAGGTGTCCTGGACAAACTTGACATTCTCAACCCCGCAGAAGACCTTTTGgataaactggaacactgactaaaCCCCCCACCGACACCCCTACCACCTCTTTACCTCAGAACTTGATCTAAATACAGCTGAATGAACATGAATCCCTACGGTCATGCTCCACAATCGAATAGATCTTAGTTCCAGGGAAATTCTAACgcaacaaaatacattttatacaaatgtgtaaATTACTTTAGATTGTGCAGTATATTCAGTGCCTCTGGGTGCCAGACACACACCATtgcatgtagtgtatttattattttatttaatctctctttttttgggaGGGGGAAAGTGGGGGGCAACCATTATCTTGCATACACCTCAACAAATGTGCAGTTGCACCCCTGAATTCGAGTTTTGCACAAGAACCACACATATGTTTCATGGGTCTATGCTTTCGACTATGAAGCAATCAATCTCGTTCATAGTCCATTGATTCtgcatattttttcctctcACCATCTCTCGTGTAATGAAAAggttttacagaaatattttatcAGCTTGTGGTCATTCTGTTTTGCTAGCTAAGTAGCTAGCAAAACAGCAGCTAAGTTTGTTTAGATATAGTCGGGTGTGTGGCATATCTCAAATGCTACACACTGCCACTCTGACATCATTAATTCAAGGATTCAAATCAAAGATGTTTGCAATCATGACCACTTTagaaacaaaagtattgggacattgACATTTCCATCCTCAGCACACTGTTTGgcagaatgtctttggatgctgtagcataaaattcttccttcacttaaactagtagacccaaacctgttccagctgtgcacaaagcccGCTCCATGAGTTGAGTTGGAAAATCCTGAGTGGCCAGCtttggagctctgacctcaaccctattgaacacctttggaatgaattggaacgcggactgcaccccagacctgcTTATCTTATATCAGTTCCTGAGTTGTTGCTGAATGAggacaaatctctacaagcacactctgaaatgtagtgaaacatcttcccaaaagagtggaggttattgtaagagcaaatggagattaaatgtatagacctcacatcatattaatatattaataaacattttgtcatCTAATGAATGAAGATTATGAAGACCAGGTGATGAATGTCTTCATGCACTAGTTTACTAGTTTGGTATGCGAAAGTCAGGAAAAAGATACACCATCGGTAGGTTGGCgcgcaatgaaaagaaaaagtttgtGAGAAGAAAggatattgatcatgtcaccaaatagattaaaactaaagtaatgaacctggtttgaaaatggCAGAAGTAGGAagtagatatttgtgtaaaaaaatggaaGGAGTGAATGTAAAAGTTGTCCTAAAACTAAATAGTGAAGTAGAGTACTGAAGTAGTGAAATAGTAAAGTAGAGtaataagtatttgtacttcattacttagATAGTTATATATTCAACCCCAGGATTGTTTACCATATTATAACGAATCCAGACACTGATGCAGCCAAATGcaacatgtatttattaaaaaaaaaacaacattataaACATCTCTCAAAACCCAAAGTCACTTCTTATAACGGTTCCTGTCATGCCGTTTAATAATGTCCATAACATTGCTCTTGGTCACGACATGATCCCCGCCTCCTTTGTGTCTTTTCCTGGCTCTTTTCTGCTGTTCCAGTAGATGTGGGGAGTTGAGGAGTTGCGGTGGAAGCTGCGAGCCGGTCGGCTTTACTCTTTCCACGATGTCAAGGAACAAGCGCTTGTTGTTATTGTTCATGAAGGTGATCGCTGTGCCTCGGTGCCCGAGTCTTCCTGCTCGACCGATctgcaaaaacaataaagacacatagAGAGAAGCTTTCTGAGGTCACGGtggattagaaaaaaatgtagtgTACCTTGTAGTGTAACCCATGTATCAAACTGTGTTTCAGTGGGATTTTTATTGTCTACATGACTTAATCTAATCCAATTTGCAGTATCAAGGTTATAAAATGTACAGAAGGACGAATGCATGTCATACCTGATGAACATACTCGTCCATGTTAGCAGGCATGTCGAAATTCACCACCAGCTTGACGTTGACCAGATCCAGTCCTCTTCCCAATACGCCTGTACTGATCACCACTTCAAACTTGCCCTCGAGCAGACCCTAAAAAATACCATACACAGTAACAAGACATGCActtaaactgaaacaaaaagtaacactccaaataaataaaaacatttatatccAAATTTACTTAAATAAGATGCTTCACCAAACAGCaagtggcatcagtgattcgccactagaggccactctcatactgtataacgcaacccagaaaaactattGGTTTGGATTTTTAGCCTAtaattccagcaatcaactatcagtgccGATCAATCGTCAAAACCGATATGTCAGTTGACCTCTAGtcttctcctttctttcctcttcttttagaaaatatataaataaagattttaataaaaacaatgaccTTGAGGATACGGTTGCGCTCCCATTGTGTCTTGTCAGAGTGAATGGCTACAGTGTTTAAACCCAGCACTTTGTGTACGGCCTCGCATAAAAGGTCGGCTCCAAGTTTACAGTCAACGAAGACCACCACAGGGGGCTGGTAGAGCTTGCTGTCCTGTAGGGGGGGGGGCAGCAAAAAAATTGGTTAACCGGTAGTATTACAATACAAGTAGTGCAAGAGATGTCCACTGTAACCTGTAGCGCAATGACTGATAGTTTTGCAGTaggaaaatttttattaaagatatttGTGTGCAAGTTATTTGATTTACACACAAATATCAATCAgaaatcttcaaaaaaaaattcacaaagaTCAAATATTTTTCGTTcattgaaatatttattgtaaCCTCCATCTACACAATTGAATGTATTGTTCTGCGACGGTTTCTGCACCGGTTCCTACACCAACCATCATGTCCAAATGATCAATACCCAACCAAactcctgtttaaaaaaaaaaaaaaaatcttacattcAGGATGTCAAAgagcttctttttctttgaagGCTCCTCCACCCAGACGACAATCTGACGAACGTTGGCGCACGGCTGATTCTTGCAGCCGACTGTAATTCGCACGGGATCGCTGGTCAGGCGGGACGTTAGCAGCTCCGTTCCTTCGGGTAGCGTGGCGGACGTGAGCAAAGTCTGATGCTCGTCATGAACGTGCTCCAAAATCTCTAACACTTGGTGCTGGAATCCCATTTTCAGCATGGTGTCGGCCTGAAATGGaggaaaataactttttttctttccaaagttACAATAAAGCAAGAAGCTGGACTGGAGCACGACGGATCATACCTCATCAACGACGACGATTTTTACGCCGTCGAGCTGGACAGCCTTCTGCTTAACAATCTCCAGGAGACGTCCAGGGGTGGCGATCACGATCTGCacaaacatgcattttttttcatacagctatataaaaacaaaaaataaagatttcgTACACTGTTTCGTTTAAACTCTTTGCAGCAGCATTGTAGCTGAACCCAATTTTCGAATTACTTCCTATAAATTCCTGCTacgtttccaacttggaatatttccaaaattccccagaatGAAGTTTCCATAGAACATTTCCAGAAATGTTCTGTCCCTTTGCAACCCTCAGGACGGTTTCCAAGCACTACCTTGATTTTCTGTTTGAGCCGATGCAGCTGAGGGGGGAGAGGCATCCCCCCGACCAGCAGCGCAGTCCTCATGTTGGGCAGCCCTACGATCAGCTCCTTCACCTGTGTCTCGATTTGGATCGCCAGCTCCCGGGTCGGGGTCAGAACCACGGTCAAGGGGGCCGCCGAAGCGCCTGCTTCCCCCTGCGAATTGAGAAGAGccgtaaataattaaaacagtcAAAACCttcaatgtatataaatataataatttataatataaatcataaataaaataatttattttacagtcgccaccggctcgctcatcagggacaaatttacttataaagaacatatttacttttattcaccacattatctgtgtaaagctgctttgggacaatattcattgttaaaagagctatacaaataaaaatgaattgaataggatgtctttggatcaactacaagacccaaagctgggaagatgttccactagatttttctAGTGCTCATTCAACCATACCACTAAATCTACAGATaaaatttgacaaataaaatttgatttgatcagGTACTgctgaagaggcctggggtgaagtcagcgttccaattcattcatgttcaataggggtTGGAGATCAgctctcaagatcttccaacctatttaaaccatatcttcatggagctggctttgtacacaagggcaatgtcatgttggaacaggtttgaatctcgtagttcaagtgaagggaaaatttcatcctCTCACATCCAAGTAATCCCAAGTTTGGGTttagaaccacatacggctggaaaaaaaaaagcgggTGTCTCAGGTGTATGTAGGTGTTGCAGTCCTGATTATAGATCAGGCACACTTCATTAAATCCACCTGGATTTACCTCCAAGCACCGAGCCACCACTGGAAGCAGGAAGGCGACGGTTTTTCCGGATCCGGTGTCGGCCGTGGCGATCACATCTCTCCCAGCCAAGCCTACCGGAACCATCTGCATTTGGATCGGAGTCGGGGCCTCGTAACCGGCCTTCTTGAGGTTCATCCTGAGCGATTCAG is part of the Silurus meridionalis isolate SWU-2019-XX chromosome 9, ASM1480568v1, whole genome shotgun sequence genome and harbors:
- the ddx59 gene encoding probable ATP-dependent RNA helicase DDX59 — its product is MFMPRSLQVKRVSESQGSSDVKKIKGEDTVSDAVDVADAADVQNVDAGMEVSEEAQDEEEPVKSFKKSQRWPNPGEPVCVMCGRYGEYICDKTDNDVCSLECKAKHLARMCMGLREKVFPGMNPESTSIAPSSSSSSLNTDDLSNNPKEVGYSYREDAFIRDLNEDQVERVRKELTIVTQGQDVPRPIIEFEHCNFPESLRMNLKKAGYEAPTPIQMQMVPVGLAGRDVIATADTGSGKTVAFLLPVVARCLEGEAGASAAPLTVVLTPTRELAIQIETQVKELIVGLPNMRTALLVGGMPLPPQLHRLKQKIKIVIATPGRLLEIVKQKAVQLDGVKIVVVDEADTMLKMGFQHQVLEILEHVHDEHQTLLTSATLPEGTELLTSRLTSDPVRITVGCKNQPCANVRQIVVWVEEPSKKKKLFDILNDSKLYQPPVVVFVDCKLGADLLCEAVHKVLGLNTVAIHSDKTQWERNRILKGLLEGKFEVVISTGVLGRGLDLVNVKLVVNFDMPANMDEYVHQIGRAGRLGHRGTAITFMNNNNKRLFLDIVERVKPTGSQLPPQLLNSPHLLEQQKRARKRHKGGGDHVVTKSNVMDIIKRHDRNRYKK